In one window of Paracoccus saliphilus DNA:
- a CDS encoding SDR family NAD(P)-dependent oxidoreductase — translation MTQKTLLLTGASRGIGHATVKVFQAAGWRVLTVSRTAFDSRCPWHGGATDHFQSDLSDPAARKDLAARVRATLGDTGLHAIVNNAGISPKGENGDRMGVTASSDELWQQVLAVNLVGPAALMRDLLPELQQGRGAVVNLGSIVGSRVHPFAGVAYACSKAALAALTREAAAELGPRGIRVNMVTPGEIDTEILSPGTEEMARIIPLRRLGTPDEVARVVLFLCSEQASYVNGAAIDVNGGQHA, via the coding sequence ATGACACAGAAGACGTTATTGCTGACCGGTGCAAGCCGCGGCATCGGGCATGCGACGGTCAAGGTATTTCAAGCGGCCGGGTGGCGCGTACTGACGGTTTCGCGCACCGCCTTCGACTCGCGCTGCCCTTGGCACGGCGGCGCCACCGATCATTTCCAGAGCGATCTATCCGACCCGGCGGCCCGCAAGGACCTGGCGGCGCGGGTGCGCGCAACGCTGGGCGATACCGGGCTGCATGCCATCGTGAACAATGCCGGCATCTCGCCCAAGGGCGAGAACGGCGATCGAATGGGAGTGACCGCAAGCAGCGACGAGTTGTGGCAGCAGGTGCTGGCGGTCAATCTTGTGGGGCCAGCGGCACTGATGCGTGACCTGCTCCCTGAACTGCAACAGGGTCGAGGCGCGGTGGTCAACCTGGGCTCGATCGTGGGTTCACGGGTGCATCCCTTCGCAGGGGTGGCCTATGCCTGCTCCAAGGCCGCGCTTGCCGCCCTGACCCGCGAGGCCGCCGCCGAACTCGGCCCGCGCGGCATCCGCGTGAACATGGTCACACCGGGTGAGATCGACACAGAGATCCTGTCTCCCGGCACCGAGGAAATGGCGCGGATCATCCCGCTCCGAAGGCTCGGCACACCCGACGAGGTGGCGCGGGTCGTTCTGTTTCTCTGCTCGGAGCAAGCGTCCTATGTGAACGGCGCCGCGATCGACGTGAATGGCGGCCAGCATGCCTGA
- a CDS encoding NAD(P)/FAD-dependent oxidoreductase produces MTIVPARHTTPDLLIIGGGIHGCAAALFAAKRGMSVTVIEKDSVARHASGVNAGGVRRLGRDFAEVPISVRSMQIWHDIPDLLGEDCGFQIAPQIKLAENEDELASLRKRADDLAMLGFEHEVVLDRSRVRELLPAVADHVVGGLACLDDGFAQPFWTTTAFRRKAEHLGAVFVEGVRAERLVREAGDWIVATSAGSYRAPKVLISCGAWSGILAAQLDEPVPVHAIAPLMLVTSRLPAFCNAVVGATGRPLSFKQMPNGTVVIGGGRRGIAEPASNRSEILFSQLRLTADTAISLFPIMASATIIRTWSGIEGCMPDEIPVIGASRKHEGIFYSFGYSAHGFQLGPAVGELMAELASTGSTQTDLSKFSIDRFPSNQCQ; encoded by the coding sequence ATGACCATCGTTCCGGCCCGGCACACGACGCCTGACCTGCTCATCATCGGCGGCGGCATCCACGGCTGCGCGGCTGCCCTTTTTGCGGCAAAGCGCGGCATGTCCGTCACCGTCATCGAAAAAGATTCCGTCGCGCGCCATGCTTCGGGCGTGAATGCAGGAGGGGTGCGCCGTCTCGGACGGGATTTCGCGGAGGTTCCGATCTCCGTGCGCTCCATGCAGATATGGCACGACATCCCGGATCTGCTAGGCGAAGATTGCGGCTTCCAGATCGCACCACAGATCAAGCTTGCCGAGAATGAGGATGAACTGGCCAGCCTGCGCAAGCGTGCGGACGATCTGGCGATGCTGGGTTTCGAACACGAGGTCGTGCTGGACCGATCTCGCGTGCGCGAGCTGTTACCGGCGGTCGCCGATCATGTCGTGGGCGGATTGGCCTGCCTGGACGACGGTTTCGCGCAACCCTTCTGGACCACGACCGCTTTTCGGCGAAAGGCAGAGCACCTGGGCGCGGTCTTTGTCGAGGGTGTCCGGGCCGAACGTCTCGTGCGCGAGGCAGGAGACTGGATAGTGGCGACCTCGGCGGGCAGCTACCGGGCCCCGAAAGTGCTGATCTCCTGCGGCGCCTGGTCTGGGATCCTGGCCGCGCAACTGGACGAGCCGGTGCCGGTCCATGCCATCGCGCCGCTGATGCTGGTCACGTCACGGCTCCCGGCCTTCTGCAATGCAGTGGTGGGTGCAACGGGACGCCCGCTCTCCTTCAAGCAGATGCCCAATGGCACGGTGGTCATCGGCGGCGGCCGGCGCGGCATCGCCGAGCCGGCCAGCAACCGCTCCGAGATCCTGTTCTCGCAACTCCGGTTGACCGCCGATACCGCGATCAGCCTGTTTCCGATCATGGCCAGTGCCACGATCATCCGGACATGGTCCGGCATCGAGGGTTGCATGCCCGACGAAATACCGGTGATCGGCGCATCAAGGAAACACGAGGGGATCTTCTACTCCTTCGGCTATTCCGCCCATGGTTTTCAGCTGGGTCCGGCTGTCGGGGAGTTGATGGCCGAGCTTGCAAGCACCGGTTCTACCCAGACCGATCTCTCGAAATTCTCGATAGACCGCTTCCCCTCCAACCAATGCCAATAA
- a CDS encoding 2-hydroxyacid dehydrogenase, which translates to MTIAVYLPLKDKTDWWVEMLQSLLPGWTIAALDTIEDPASVRYAVVWRPRSGDLARFPNLEAIVSIGAGIDHVLADGDLPQGVPVIRTVGADLTQRMREYVALHVLRHHRDMPRQLQAQAERDWHAIVVPVAPRRIVGVMGLGNLGEAAARTLAGLGFTTRGWSRSSKTIDDVETFAGSDQLDRFLSDCEILVNLLPLTDQTRGILNAGLFSKLAMGACVINCARGPHLVDEDLLAALDSGRIKQATLDVFHQEPLPADHPFWDHPAITITPHVASQIDAVTGGRLIAANLKAFDETGTCADLADTTRGY; encoded by the coding sequence ATGACCATTGCCGTTTACCTTCCCCTCAAGGACAAGACCGATTGGTGGGTCGAAATGTTGCAGAGTCTGCTTCCTGGATGGACAATAGCGGCTTTGGACACGATCGAAGACCCGGCCTCGGTGCGATATGCCGTCGTTTGGCGTCCGCGTTCCGGAGATCTGGCGCGCTTTCCGAACCTTGAAGCCATCGTATCCATCGGGGCGGGGATCGACCATGTGCTGGCCGATGGTGATCTGCCGCAGGGCGTGCCCGTCATCCGGACCGTGGGCGCAGATCTCACGCAGCGGATGCGCGAGTACGTGGCGCTGCATGTGCTGCGCCATCACCGCGACATGCCGCGCCAGCTGCAGGCGCAGGCCGAGCGAGATTGGCATGCCATCGTGGTGCCCGTCGCGCCCCGGCGGATCGTCGGAGTGATGGGATTGGGCAATCTTGGCGAAGCGGCGGCAAGGACACTTGCGGGGCTTGGTTTCACGACAAGGGGCTGGTCCAGGTCGTCCAAGACCATCGACGATGTCGAAACCTTCGCCGGAAGCGATCAGCTCGACAGGTTCCTGTCGGATTGCGAGATCCTTGTGAACCTGTTGCCCCTTACCGACCAGACACGGGGAATCCTGAATGCCGGACTGTTCTCGAAATTGGCCATGGGGGCCTGCGTGATCAACTGCGCGCGAGGTCCGCACCTTGTCGACGAGGACTTGCTGGCGGCGCTGGATAGCGGCCGGATCAAACAGGCGACGCTGGATGTATTTCATCAGGAACCGCTGCCTGCGGATCATCCGTTCTGGGATCATCCTGCGATCACGATAACACCGCATGTGGCCTCGCAGATCGACGCGGTCACCGGCGGGCGGCTGATCGCGGCCAATCTGAAAGCCTTCGATGAAACCGGAACTTGCGCCGATCTCGCGGATACGACACGTGGCTATTGA
- the ggt gene encoding gamma-glutamyltransferase, which produces MIEARPALPFLCRKAPAQGAGGVVVTNHPLGSSAGHEMLAAGGNAVDAAVASLLALTVVEPMMVGIAGGGVAHLRLPDGSHVVFDCLSQAAASARPDMFRPVADELPDYMETEGRRNLLGPGSVAIPGNLAGWCAMQAQHGKLPFSDVISPAIRLAAGGFRVTQYLTGTIQRHAEDMASDPEISRIFLPDGAPAQPGHHLVQADYAESLALIADQGAAALHGGALGQALVERLATGDEDTGSVTLADLENYRPREREAIIGRYRGHEIAGPPPPASSGVHVTQMLNILEGYDLAGMGFDSTERLHLLAEVIRIGFEDRRAASGDPDFVDIPVEKFISKDYATDCRMRIRETGTAHQLAPNRESQNTTHVTVADRDGLIVSATHTINGLFGARFMVPGTGIIPNNYMYNFDPHPGKALSIAPGKRVPTSMAPMIVLKGGRPCFALGLPGALRIFPSALQAIVNLIDHGMTLQQAVEAPRVWTEGAHVELEPDYAHHAAALEKMGHDIRLVPHIGGGMNAIAFAPDGEMTGAACWRADGTVSALGGGLAEEGVSFHI; this is translated from the coding sequence ATGATCGAAGCAAGACCCGCCCTCCCCTTTCTCTGCCGAAAAGCCCCCGCGCAAGGGGCCGGGGGCGTGGTGGTGACCAACCATCCGCTCGGTTCTTCTGCCGGGCACGAGATGCTAGCTGCCGGAGGAAATGCGGTCGATGCCGCGGTAGCCTCGTTGCTGGCCCTGACAGTTGTCGAGCCGATGATGGTTGGCATCGCCGGTGGAGGTGTGGCGCATTTGCGTCTGCCGGACGGGTCGCATGTGGTATTCGACTGCCTGTCACAGGCCGCGGCCTCGGCACGTCCCGACATGTTCCGGCCAGTCGCGGACGAGTTGCCCGACTACATGGAAACCGAGGGCCGACGCAATCTGCTCGGCCCCGGCTCGGTTGCCATACCCGGCAATCTGGCCGGCTGGTGCGCCATGCAGGCGCAGCACGGCAAACTGCCATTTTCCGACGTCATCTCTCCGGCGATCCGGCTTGCGGCGGGAGGATTTCGGGTGACGCAATACCTGACCGGAACCATTCAACGCCACGCCGAGGACATGGCATCGGATCCAGAGATATCGCGTATCTTCCTCCCCGATGGAGCGCCCGCGCAGCCGGGGCATCACCTCGTGCAGGCCGATTACGCGGAAAGCTTGGCGCTCATCGCCGATCAGGGCGCCGCCGCGTTACATGGCGGCGCGCTTGGACAGGCATTGGTCGAGCGGCTGGCCACAGGCGATGAGGATACCGGTTCGGTCACGCTTGCCGATCTGGAAAACTATCGTCCGCGCGAACGAGAAGCGATCATTGGCCGGTATCGTGGGCACGAAATTGCAGGGCCGCCGCCGCCGGCATCTTCGGGGGTGCATGTCACGCAGATGCTCAATATCCTCGAAGGCTACGATCTGGCCGGGATGGGGTTCGACAGTACCGAAAGGCTGCACCTGCTGGCCGAAGTGATCCGCATCGGTTTCGAGGATCGCCGCGCGGCCTCGGGAGACCCGGATTTCGTCGATATTCCGGTAGAGAAGTTCATATCGAAGGATTATGCCACAGACTGCCGTATGCGGATTCGCGAAACCGGCACTGCGCATCAACTTGCCCCCAACCGTGAAAGCCAGAACACCACGCATGTCACCGTGGCTGATCGCGACGGCCTGATTGTTTCGGCCACGCATACGATCAATGGGCTGTTCGGCGCGCGTTTCATGGTTCCCGGCACCGGGATCATCCCCAACAACTACATGTATAATTTCGACCCGCATCCGGGCAAAGCACTCTCCATCGCGCCCGGCAAGCGCGTTCCGACCTCGATGGCACCGATGATCGTGCTAAAAGGCGGCAGGCCATGCTTTGCACTCGGCCTGCCCGGTGCATTACGTATCTTTCCCTCGGCGCTGCAGGCCATCGTCAACCTGATCGATCACGGAATGACGCTCCAGCAAGCCGTGGAAGCCCCGAGGGTCTGGACCGAGGGCGCGCATGTCGAACTCGAACCCGACTACGCGCATCATGCGGCAGCACTCGAAAAGATGGGCCATGACATCCGCCTGGTGCCGCATATCGGGGGCGGCATGAACGCCATCGCCTTTGCCCCCGACGGAGAGATGACCGGCGCGGCATGCTGGCGTGCGGACGGAACGGTTTCCGCGCTTGGCGGGGGGCTGGCCGAAGAGGGGGTTTCTTTCCATATCTGA
- a CDS encoding RidA family protein, translating into MIKRYVQTKINHRVVEAAGILHFGGLIADDLSLDMKGQTAQVCQKIDKLLEEVGSSKEQLITAMIYIADFSQKDGMNEAWLEWLPAEHLPTRATIGVAELGKDVLIEVVVSAAR; encoded by the coding sequence ATGATCAAGCGCTACGTACAAACCAAAATCAATCATCGCGTCGTCGAAGCCGCAGGTATCCTGCATTTCGGCGGGCTGATCGCCGATGATCTGTCTCTGGATATGAAAGGCCAGACAGCGCAGGTCTGCCAGAAGATCGACAAGCTTCTGGAAGAGGTCGGCTCCTCGAAGGAGCAGTTGATCACGGCGATGATCTACATCGCGGATTTCTCACAAAAAGACGGCATGAACGAAGCCTGGCTGGAATGGCTCCCGGCCGAGCATTTACCTACCCGCGCCACAATCGGCGTCGCGGAACTGGGTAAGGATGTGCTGATCGAAGTGGTAGTCAGCGCCGCCCGCTGA
- a CDS encoding dipeptide/oligopeptide/nickel ABC transporter permease/ATP-binding protein — protein MSRTTRKLLLPGAIIMIVAALVLAAPILPLPDVREMDVTNRFAGPSAAHWLGQDGFGRDVLARLIWGGRASLFIAVGSALAAAFAGTVLGLLGGYFRGVVEFLTVRASEVVLCLPPLLLALLVVTILGAGTWPLILALTILYTPNYARVIYAATLQIRALDFVTAQRAMGTHPLTILWRTILPNVTPPLLVQMSLVVASAMVIESGLSFLGLGVVPPTPSWGLMIRAARGAMEVSPLLLVWPSLALAGTILTFNLLCDRLQSVLDPRHVPAGGALWLRRSSRRFGAGNAVNENRAANSPLLEIRDLAIAVEAGRDPLELVHDVSITLKSGETLALVGESGSGKTLTSLALMGLLPDTLGVSGGQIMYAPRQGGAIELAQLDEDGFRKLRGAEISMVFQDAAAALNPVLRIGEQVAEAIRARSDLQGVALHSRIVELLRHVGIPDPENRLAAYPHELSGGQRQRAMIAVAIANNPRLLIADEPTTALDPTIQAQILQLFQQLKQDTPEMGLIFVTHDLAVVSEIADRVVVMYAGEVVEEGPVAEVFARPRHPYTAALVASVPEGGAERLMAIPGTVPQPHAMPPGCRFAPRCTDMRPACSARVPEANIPAEDRMTRCIRWKEVT, from the coding sequence ATGAGCCGCACGACCCGCAAGCTACTGCTTCCCGGTGCGATCATCATGATCGTCGCCGCGTTGGTACTGGCGGCCCCGATCCTGCCGCTGCCCGATGTGCGGGAGATGGACGTGACCAATCGTTTTGCCGGACCCTCGGCTGCTCATTGGCTGGGGCAAGATGGGTTCGGCCGCGATGTGCTTGCGCGGCTGATCTGGGGAGGGCGGGCCTCGCTTTTCATTGCGGTGGGGTCGGCGCTTGCCGCTGCCTTCGCCGGGACCGTGTTGGGATTGCTGGGAGGCTATTTCCGCGGCGTGGTCGAGTTCCTGACGGTGCGTGCCTCCGAGGTCGTGTTGTGCCTTCCGCCCTTGCTGTTGGCGCTGCTGGTAGTGACGATCCTTGGCGCGGGAACATGGCCGTTGATCCTCGCACTGACCATTCTCTACACCCCTAATTACGCGCGAGTTATCTATGCCGCGACGCTGCAAATCCGGGCGCTCGATTTCGTTACCGCGCAACGGGCCATGGGCACACATCCGCTGACCATTCTTTGGCGCACGATCCTGCCCAATGTCACGCCACCGCTGCTGGTGCAGATGTCGCTGGTCGTCGCGTCGGCCATGGTGATCGAGAGCGGGCTGAGCTTTCTCGGGCTCGGGGTTGTTCCTCCGACTCCGTCCTGGGGGCTGATGATCCGGGCGGCGCGCGGTGCGATGGAGGTCTCGCCGCTTCTGCTAGTCTGGCCGTCGCTGGCCCTGGCCGGTACGATCCTGACCTTCAACCTGCTCTGCGACAGGCTGCAATCGGTGCTTGATCCGCGCCATGTGCCGGCCGGGGGCGCGTTGTGGCTGCGCCGATCCTCGCGCCGGTTCGGGGCTGGCAATGCCGTGAACGAAAATCGCGCTGCCAATTCGCCGCTGCTGGAGATTCGCGATCTTGCCATCGCCGTAGAGGCGGGCCGGGATCCGTTGGAGCTGGTGCACGACGTCTCGATCACGCTGAAATCGGGAGAGACGCTGGCCCTGGTCGGGGAATCCGGCTCGGGCAAGACATTGACCAGCCTTGCCCTGATGGGGCTCTTGCCCGATACCCTTGGCGTGTCGGGCGGGCAGATCATGTACGCGCCACGACAGGGCGGGGCGATCGAGCTCGCGCAGCTGGATGAGGACGGGTTCCGCAAGCTGCGCGGAGCCGAGATCTCGATGGTCTTTCAGGATGCCGCCGCCGCGCTCAACCCGGTTCTGCGTATCGGTGAACAGGTGGCCGAGGCTATCCGCGCGCGCAGTGATCTGCAGGGTGTGGCGCTGCATTCGCGTATTGTCGAATTGTTGCGCCATGTCGGCATCCCCGATCCCGAGAACCGGCTGGCCGCCTATCCGCATGAACTGTCGGGAGGGCAGCGTCAGCGCGCGATGATCGCGGTGGCCATTGCCAATAATCCGCGCCTGCTGATCGCCGACGAGCCCACGACCGCGCTCGATCCAACCATCCAGGCACAGATCCTCCAGCTCTTTCAGCAGCTGAAGCAGGACACGCCGGAGATGGGATTGATCTTCGTGACTCATGACCTTGCCGTGGTCTCCGAGATCGCCGACCGAGTGGTGGTCATGTATGCCGGCGAAGTAGTCGAGGAAGGTCCGGTGGCGGAGGTCTTCGCCCGCCCGCGCCACCCGTATACGGCAGCACTTGTCGCGTCGGTGCCCGAGGGCGGGGCGGAACGGCTCATGGCGATTCCGGGAACGGTGCCGCAGCCTCATGCCATGCCACCGGGTTGCCGTTTCGCCCCGCGCTGCACCGACATGCGCCCAGCATGTTCCGCCCGTGTGCCCGAAGCCAACATCCCTGCCGAGGACCGTATGACCCGCTGTATCCGATGGAAGGAGGTTACCTGA
- a CDS encoding LysR family transcriptional regulator translates to MNFKQLEAFYWLSQIQNYRLTAERLGLTQPAVSARIHSLENDLGKLLIDRDAPGFRLTDQGMEVAEFALQFLNLRETMNTRLLDKQKQRLSLGLAGMVTITWGPLLRDMLRDRHPELMIDFYSGADAQLQRFVESRTLDMAFTASGDPAPETDFMTRYQVGWVARPDIVTDRAFPMTPEALRNLPLVLYPKTSPLFNPVAEYIDEMLSQPAPRHYGNSLATICEMVRQGYGASALALIPLEEDIAAGRLIRIPVTEGIAPLEVICTYSNPARRQQARLVLEIAREAARTWCADHPAYASFHGCP, encoded by the coding sequence ATGAATTTCAAGCAACTCGAAGCATTTTACTGGCTCAGCCAGATCCAGAATTACCGGTTGACCGCCGAACGGCTGGGCCTGACCCAGCCTGCGGTTTCGGCGCGTATCCATTCGCTGGAAAACGATCTTGGCAAGCTTCTGATCGACCGCGACGCGCCGGGATTCAGGCTGACCGATCAGGGCATGGAGGTCGCCGAATTCGCGTTGCAGTTTCTCAATCTGCGCGAAACCATGAATACGCGCCTTCTGGACAAGCAGAAGCAGCGCCTTTCTCTGGGCCTTGCCGGAATGGTGACAATCACCTGGGGGCCGCTTCTTCGCGACATGCTGCGGGACAGGCATCCGGAACTGATGATCGATTTCTATTCGGGCGCGGATGCGCAGCTGCAAAGATTCGTCGAATCCAGAACGCTCGACATGGCTTTCACCGCCAGCGGTGATCCGGCCCCGGAAACGGATTTCATGACGCGCTATCAGGTAGGCTGGGTTGCAAGGCCCGATATCGTCACGGATCGTGCCTTCCCGATGACGCCCGAAGCGTTGAGAAACTTGCCGCTGGTTCTCTATCCCAAGACTTCGCCGCTGTTCAATCCTGTGGCTGAGTATATCGACGAGATGCTTTCGCAACCCGCGCCCCGGCACTACGGTAACTCGCTGGCCACGATCTGCGAGATGGTCCGGCAGGGATATGGTGCCTCCGCTCTCGCACTGATCCCGTTGGAGGAGGATATCGCCGCTGGGCGGCTGATCCGCATCCCTGTCACCGAAGGCATTGCACCGCTGGAAGTGATCTGCACCTATAGCAACCCCGCCCGCCGCCAGCAGGCAAGGCTCGTGCTCGAAATCGCCCGTGAAGCTGCCCGGACCTGGTGTGCAGATCATCCTGCTTACGCCTCTTTCCACGGCTGTCCCTGA
- a CDS encoding ABC transporter ATP-binding protein — MFDMSQNGTPLVEARGLGRNFPARQGLLGQRRDVWAVRDVSLSLSKGETVGVVGESGCGKSTLGRMMLGLDQPTTGNVIFDGRDLNSLAGRERRRLARRMQMVFQDPFGSLDPRRSVGAQIADGLRTHGIVPAGQVKPEIARLLDQVGLPATVANRRPHEFSGGQRQRIAVARALSTRPDFIVADEPVSALDVSIQAQVVNLMIDLRNELDLAMLFISHDLHVVRHLCTRIAVMYLGRIVEEGPATQVFGSPAHPYTRALLSATPSLHPRRSATGEGVLPGELPSPANPPSGCPFRTRCPIAENACAVAVPDYHQMGTDWRAACIKAGTRKTERREKV; from the coding sequence ATGTTCGACATGTCGCAGAATGGAACCCCTCTGGTCGAAGCGCGGGGGCTCGGCCGGAATTTCCCGGCGAGACAGGGTTTGCTGGGGCAACGCCGGGATGTCTGGGCGGTGCGCGATGTGTCGCTTTCTCTTTCGAAGGGGGAAACCGTCGGGGTGGTGGGTGAATCCGGCTGCGGTAAGTCGACGCTGGGCCGAATGATGCTGGGGCTCGATCAACCCACTACCGGCAACGTGATCTTCGATGGCCGTGATCTGAACAGCCTCGCCGGGCGAGAACGTCGCAGGCTCGCGCGGCGGATGCAGATGGTGTTTCAGGACCCGTTCGGTTCATTGGACCCGCGCCGCTCTGTGGGTGCGCAGATTGCTGACGGGTTGCGCACCCATGGCATCGTTCCGGCAGGACAGGTCAAACCCGAGATCGCCCGGCTCCTCGATCAGGTCGGCTTGCCCGCGACAGTTGCGAATCGCCGCCCACATGAGTTTTCCGGTGGTCAGAGACAGCGGATCGCCGTGGCGCGCGCGCTGTCGACACGGCCCGATTTCATCGTCGCGGACGAGCCCGTCTCGGCGCTCGATGTATCGATCCAGGCACAGGTGGTGAACCTGATGATCGATCTTCGGAACGAGCTTGATCTCGCCATGCTGTTCATTAGCCATGACCTGCATGTGGTGCGCCATCTCTGCACCCGGATCGCGGTCATGTATCTGGGTCGTATCGTCGAGGAGGGACCAGCGACGCAGGTTTTCGGCAGTCCGGCGCATCCCTATACGCGGGCGCTGCTCAGTGCTACGCCCTCACTGCATCCCCGCAGATCCGCGACGGGTGAGGGGGTGCTTCCGGGCGAGTTGCCAAGCCCGGCCAACCCGCCCTCCGGCTGCCCGTTCCGCACCCGCTGCCCGATCGCGGAGAATGCTTGCGCTGTTGCGGTACCCGATTATCACCAGATGGGAACGGACTGGCGCGCGGCCTGCATCAAAGCTGGAACTCGTAAAACCGAGAGGAGGGAAAAGGTGTGA
- a CDS encoding SDR family NAD(P)-dependent oxidoreductase: MTEDAPVAMITGANRGIGAAIAWALAGRGYRLSLGLRDPGSLPADLVAVKPLVSEYDAGRADAARAFVQATEKHFGRIDVLVNNAGTGGPLELMPDPPQPDDEMEEMLERLLAVNVKAPFRLTRAALPALCRSGQGRVIVLASLSGKRVLGLNAGYQMTKHAAVALSHAARRAGWDSGVRACAICPGFVATDMTLHHDLPRHEITRPEDLARLVADIVMLPNTASVSELAVNWRYEPGL; the protein is encoded by the coding sequence GTGACCGAAGATGCCCCCGTCGCGATGATCACCGGCGCAAATCGTGGGATCGGAGCGGCAATCGCGTGGGCACTGGCAGGGCGAGGATATCGCCTGTCGCTAGGGCTGCGTGATCCCGGCTCGCTGCCTGCGGACCTGGTGGCGGTGAAACCGCTTGTCTCCGAATATGACGCCGGGCGTGCCGATGCCGCACGGGCGTTCGTCCAGGCGACCGAAAAGCATTTCGGCCGGATCGATGTTCTGGTGAACAACGCGGGAACAGGTGGGCCACTTGAACTTATGCCCGATCCGCCGCAGCCCGACGATGAGATGGAAGAAATGCTGGAACGTCTGCTGGCGGTCAATGTGAAGGCACCATTCCGCCTGACCCGAGCGGCGCTGCCGGCGCTTTGTCGCAGTGGACAAGGGCGAGTAATCGTGCTCGCCTCGCTGTCGGGAAAGCGTGTGTTGGGGCTGAACGCGGGTTACCAGATGACCAAGCATGCCGCGGTGGCCTTGTCGCATGCCGCCCGCCGCGCGGGGTGGGATTCGGGCGTTCGCGCCTGTGCTATTTGTCCGGGCTTCGTCGCGACCGATATGACTCTGCACCATGATCTGCCCCGGCATGAGATCACCCGCCCCGAAGACCTCGCTCGCCTTGTGGCCGATATCGTGATGCTGCCGAACACGGCGAGCGTGTCGGAACTGGCGGTGAACTGGCGCTACGAGCCGGGCCTGTAA
- a CDS encoding creatininase family protein: protein MIEKIRMAELTSEEARQHLTEDAVVLLPMGSLEDQGIHAPMGDYMAADLMAAEIARKVRAEGVSCFVAPVIPFGGKDYFESSHGGISISHSTLVALLDDMFGCLNRHGIRKLMIVNGHGGNVPAITEVALRWRQKAGLFVPSMYLWQVAYGQLPDLIGAETARKTSGHGGDPLTSVGLHFYPDLLRPDLRRAAPMGNEIKGMKISGFSTISYDGANIQVPIEALEATETGAYGCDPTLCSAETGEALVARLTSIGVGLVRDHVARGLHD from the coding sequence ATGATCGAGAAAATCCGCATGGCCGAACTGACCTCGGAAGAGGCGCGACAGCATCTGACCGAAGATGCGGTGGTGCTGTTGCCGATGGGTTCGCTCGAGGATCAGGGCATCCATGCGCCGATGGGGGATTACATGGCGGCCGACCTGATGGCGGCCGAGATTGCCAGGAAGGTGCGGGCGGAAGGTGTGTCCTGTTTCGTGGCGCCGGTCATTCCCTTCGGTGGCAAGGACTATTTCGAGTCCAGCCATGGCGGCATCTCGATCAGCCATTCAACGCTTGTAGCGTTGCTTGACGACATGTTCGGCTGTCTGAACCGGCATGGCATCCGCAAGCTGATGATCGTCAATGGCCATGGAGGCAATGTACCCGCCATCACCGAGGTGGCGTTGCGTTGGCGGCAGAAGGCCGGGCTGTTCGTGCCTTCGATGTATCTGTGGCAAGTGGCTTATGGCCAGCTTCCCGATCTGATCGGGGCCGAAACGGCGCGGAAGACCTCGGGCCATGGCGGCGACCCGCTGACCTCGGTCGGGCTGCATTTCTACCCCGATCTTCTGCGCCCCGACCTGCGCCGTGCCGCACCTATGGGCAATGAGATCAAGGGAATGAAAATCTCGGGCTTTTCCACCATTTCCTATGACGGCGCGAATATCCAGGTACCTATCGAGGCACTGGAAGCAACCGAAACCGGCGCCTATGGTTGCGACCCCACGCTTTGCTCGGCCGAGACCGGCGAGGCGTTGGTTGCGCGGCTGACCAGTATTGGTGTGGGGTTAGTGCGGGATCACGTTGCCCGTGGGCTGCATGATTGA